Proteins found in one Micromonospora sp. WMMD1082 genomic segment:
- a CDS encoding DUF5318 domain-containing protein has translation MRTQRQIVDYSLRKRAVLRELLAGRVGTYDLCDASPYLKNAARFHGEPTDRRCPICRSENLTHVHYIYGDELKQSAGQARTVAELAVLAMTLREFQVFVVEVCPGCDWNHLVEQYLLGRDGLAGGDGEPEHEATGMTADGTGVRRRREAQR, from the coding sequence ATGCGTACGCAGCGCCAGATCGTCGACTACTCGCTCCGAAAGCGAGCAGTGCTGCGTGAGCTCCTCGCCGGCCGCGTCGGCACCTACGACCTGTGCGACGCGTCGCCGTACCTGAAGAACGCGGCTCGGTTCCATGGCGAGCCCACCGACCGGCGGTGTCCGATCTGCCGGAGCGAGAACCTCACCCACGTCCACTACATTTACGGGGACGAACTCAAGCAGTCGGCCGGCCAGGCGCGTACGGTGGCCGAGTTGGCCGTCCTGGCGATGACGCTGCGTGAGTTCCAGGTCTTCGTGGTGGAGGTATGCCCCGGCTGTGACTGGAACCATCTGGTCGAGCAGTACCTGCTCGGGCGGGACGGTCTGGCCGGCGGCGACGGCGAGCCGGAGCATGAGGCGACCGGCATGACCGCCGACGGGACGGGTGTGCGGCGAAGGCGAGAGGCGCAACGGTGA
- a CDS encoding PadR family transcriptional regulator, producing the protein MLELAILGLLQEAPMHGYELRKELTAKLGAIRAAISYGSLYPTLRRLQAAGWITEADEAPATAEEVPALTSRRGRVVYKITAEGKERFAQLIAQTGPETYGDTGFGVHFAFFSRTDQATRLRILEGRRRTIEERREGLRDMLGRAAERLDAYTLELQRHGLEACEREVRWLEELIANERSGRAPTVPHDGTAGGRREDNSPPPPGETRKERP; encoded by the coding sequence GTGCTCGAACTCGCCATCCTCGGCCTGCTTCAAGAGGCCCCGATGCACGGCTACGAGCTGCGCAAGGAGCTCACCGCCAAGCTGGGGGCGATCCGCGCTGCGATCAGCTATGGCTCGCTCTACCCGACCCTGCGCCGGTTGCAGGCCGCGGGATGGATCACTGAGGCCGACGAGGCACCCGCCACCGCCGAGGAGGTTCCCGCGCTGACCAGCCGACGAGGTCGGGTGGTCTACAAGATCACTGCGGAGGGCAAGGAACGATTCGCCCAGCTCATCGCACAGACCGGGCCGGAAACGTACGGCGACACCGGCTTCGGTGTGCACTTCGCGTTCTTTTCCCGAACCGACCAGGCAACCCGACTCCGGATCCTGGAAGGTCGCCGCCGCACGATCGAGGAACGTCGCGAGGGCCTTCGCGACATGCTGGGCCGGGCGGCCGAGCGCCTCGACGCGTACACCCTGGAGCTGCAACGCCACGGCCTGGAGGCCTGTGAGCGTGAGGTCCGCTGGCTGGAGGAGCTCATCGCCAACGAGCGCTCCGGCCGTGCCCCGACGGTCCCGCACGACGGGACGGCCGGCGGCCGACGAGAAGACAACAGCCCGCCTCCGCCTGGTGAGACCAGGAAAGAGCGGCCGTGA
- a CDS encoding inositol-3-phosphate synthase, whose product MGSVRVAIVGVGNCASSLVQGVEYYRNADPNDRVPGLMHVTFGDYHVSDVQFVAAFDVDAKKVGMDLAEAIVASENNTIKLCDVPPTGVTVQRGPTFDGLGQYYREIIEESGREPVDVAKALRDAQVDVVVSYLPVGSEQADKFYAQAAIDAGCAFVNALPVFIASDPEWAQKFTDAGLPIVGDDIKSQVGATIVHRALAKLFEDRGVELLRTYQLNFGGNMDFMNMLERNRLVSKKISKTQSVTSQVPHEMAKSDVHIGPSDHVPWLDDRKWAYIRLEGRSFGDTPLNAELKLEVWDSPNSAGVIIDAVRAAKIALDRKIGGPILSASSYFMKSPPVQYADHDAHAAVESFIAGEIER is encoded by the coding sequence ATGGGCTCCGTCCGCGTCGCCATCGTCGGTGTGGGTAACTGCGCCTCGTCCCTGGTACAGGGCGTCGAGTATTACCGGAACGCCGACCCGAACGACCGCGTCCCGGGTCTCATGCACGTCACCTTCGGCGACTACCACGTCTCTGACGTGCAGTTCGTCGCGGCGTTCGATGTCGACGCCAAGAAGGTGGGCATGGACCTCGCGGAGGCGATCGTCGCCAGCGAGAACAACACCATCAAGCTCTGCGACGTGCCGCCCACCGGCGTCACCGTGCAGCGCGGCCCGACCTTCGACGGCCTCGGGCAGTACTACCGCGAGATCATCGAGGAGTCCGGCCGCGAGCCGGTCGACGTGGCCAAGGCGCTGCGCGACGCGCAGGTCGACGTGGTCGTCTCCTACCTGCCGGTGGGCTCGGAGCAGGCCGACAAGTTCTACGCCCAGGCCGCGATCGACGCCGGCTGCGCGTTCGTCAACGCCCTGCCGGTCTTCATCGCCTCCGACCCCGAGTGGGCGCAGAAGTTCACCGACGCGGGCCTGCCGATCGTCGGCGACGACATCAAGAGCCAGGTCGGCGCCACCATTGTGCACCGCGCCCTCGCGAAGCTCTTCGAGGACCGGGGTGTCGAGCTGCTGCGCACGTACCAGCTCAACTTCGGCGGCAACATGGACTTCATGAACATGCTGGAGCGCAACCGCCTGGTCTCGAAGAAGATCTCGAAGACGCAGTCGGTCACCTCCCAGGTGCCGCACGAGATGGCCAAGAGCGACGTGCACATCGGCCCGTCCGACCACGTGCCGTGGCTGGACGACCGCAAGTGGGCCTACATCCGCCTGGAGGGCCGCTCGTTCGGTGACACCCCGCTCAACGCCGAGCTCAAGCTTGAGGTCTGGGACTCGCCGAACTCGGCCGGTGTCATCATCGACGCCGTCCGCGCCGCGAAGATCGCCCTCGACCGCAAGATCGGTGGCCCGATCCTGTCGGCCTCGTCGTACTTCATGAAGTCCCCGCCGGTGCAGTACGCGGACCACGACGCGCACGCCGCCGTCGAGTCCTTCATCGCCGGCGAGATCGAGCGCTGA